In Helianthus annuus cultivar XRQ/B chromosome 9, HanXRQr2.0-SUNRISE, whole genome shotgun sequence, the following are encoded in one genomic region:
- the LOC110875973 gene encoding pollen-specific leucine-rich repeat extensin-like protein 4 produces MVSSSETGVSGTVDPMAVVTDDEIPSEGDVYTSDTTSTDDDDFQPFALPDIGVEIQPADGIPSGDLPLAVIPAPVPLAAFPVVDVPLDVVSDDDIDLFEEGPPEDDYEGGAPVDADAVLPIAEAPVEEVPLGSPVPDSLESVASASLHDQGVQHHSPDADPDVMMSAAPGPAHEFEFDHEVDDDFDPVFPPDFDPDHGIEFIHMHQPLEAPVAPIDPLLDIPTDFDLDLVDPEPVMAPEPVVAPDPAPEPDPVLDDAPALAPPIADLPIIAPPLVDDPVIDAPIPNPVPVLVDRAPFAAHIDPRYADPRNGWIEDDDDYLPFVLPVTPPVAPVSAPTEFPLFHPHTTDVHRTDLPITFLQDIPPPRPGEGSSRQPPVSIPPVLSSSFPFLS; encoded by the coding sequence ATGGTTTCTTCTTCCGAGACAGGAGTATCAGGCACAGTGGACCCTATGGCAGTTGTGACAGACGATGAGATACCCTCAGAGGGAGACGTGTATACGTCAGACACCACGAGTACAGATGACGATGATTTTCAGCCGTTCGCTCTGCCAGACATCGGAGTTGAGATTCAGCCTGCTGATGGCATTCCTTCTGGGGATCTAcctcttgcggtgatccctgctcccgtTCCGCTTGCTGCTTTCCCCGTGGTGGATGTGCCACTCGATGTCGTATCTGATGACGACATTGATCTGTTCGAGGAGGGTCCCCCTGAGGACGACTATGAGGGTGGGGCTCCGGTTGATGCTGATGCTGTCCTTCCTATTGCTGAGGCCCCTGTAGAGGAGGTTCCTCttggttcacctgtcccagattcgttggagtctgtggcatccgcgtCCCTACACGACCAGGGTGTGCAGCATCACTCTCCTGACGCCGACCCTGATGTAATGATGTCAGCTGCACCTGGTCCGGCACACGAGTTCGAGTTTGACCATGAAGTCGATGACGATTTTGACCCAGTTTTTCCCCCTGATTTCGATCCTGATCATGGGATCGAGTTTATTCATATGCACCAGCCCTTAGAGGCGCCAGTAGCTCCCATTGATCCGTTGCTTGACATTCCTACCGATTTTGACCTGGACCTTGTCGACCCTGAGCCTGTCATGGCCCCAGAGCCCGTTGTTGCTCCTGATCCTGCACCCGAGCCCGACCCTGTTCTTGATGACGCACCAGCTCTTGCACCACCCATTGCTGACCTTCCCATTATTGCACCACCATTGGTGGATGATCCTGTTATTGATGCACCTATACCTAATCCCGTGCCGGTATTGGTTGACCGTGCACCTTTCGCCGCTCACATAGATCCTCGTTATGCTGACCCCCGTAACGGGTGGATTGAGGATGATGACGACTATCTACCATTTGTGCTACCTGTCACTCCTCCAGTAGCACCTGTTTCTGCACCCACTGAGTTCCCATTGTTCCACCCACACACCACTGACGTCCATCGCACTGATCTTCCCATCACATTCCttcaggacataccgccacctcgtCCTGGAGAAGGTTCATCGAGGCAGCCGCCTGTTTCTATTCCACCCGTACTGTCATCATCTTTTCCGTTTCTGTCATAG